From the genome of Streptococcus lutetiensis, one region includes:
- the gatA gene encoding Asp-tRNA(Asn)/Glu-tRNA(Gln) amidotransferase subunit GatA, with translation MSFNTKSIDELHNLLVNKEISAVELTKATLEDIKEREAAVDSFITVSEEAALAQAKAIDEKGIDADNVMSGIPLAVKDNISTRGILTTAASKMLYNYEPIFDATAVEKLYGKDMVVIGKTNMDEFAMGGSTETSYFKKTKNAWDQTKVPGGSSGGSATAVASGQVRLSLGSDTGGSIRQPAAFNGVVGLKPTYGRVSRFGLIAFGSSLDQIGPFAQTVKENAQLLNVITGHDAKDATSSNREVPDFTGKIGQDIKGMKIALPKEYLGEGIDPEVKETILNAVKHFEKLGATVEEVSLPHSKYGVAVYYIIASSEASSNLQRFDGIRYGYRTENYNNLEDIYVNTRSEGFGDEVKRRIMLGTFSLSSGYYDAYFKKAGQVRTLIIRDFEKIFADYDLILGPTAPSVAFGLDTLNHDPVSMYLADILTIPVNLAGLPGISIPAGFAQGLPVGMQLIGPKYSEETIYQAAAAFEATTDYHKQQPVIFGGDK, from the coding sequence ATGTCATTTAATACAAAATCAATTGATGAGTTGCACAATCTTCTTGTCAATAAAGAAATCTCAGCAGTTGAATTAACAAAAGCAACACTTGAAGATATTAAAGAACGTGAAGCAGCTGTTGATTCATTCATCACTGTTTCTGAAGAAGCTGCGCTTGCACAAGCAAAAGCTATCGATGAAAAAGGTATCGACGCTGATAATGTGATGTCAGGTATTCCTTTAGCTGTTAAAGATAACATTTCAACACGTGGTATCTTGACAACTGCAGCATCTAAAATGCTTTATAACTACGAACCAATTTTTGATGCGACTGCTGTTGAAAAACTTTACGGCAAAGATATGGTGGTTATCGGTAAAACAAACATGGACGAATTTGCCATGGGTGGTTCAACTGAAACATCATACTTCAAGAAAACTAAAAATGCTTGGGACCAAACTAAAGTTCCTGGTGGATCATCTGGTGGTTCTGCAACTGCAGTAGCGTCAGGTCAAGTTCGTTTATCACTTGGTTCAGATACTGGTGGTTCTATTCGCCAACCTGCAGCCTTCAATGGTGTTGTTGGTTTGAAACCAACTTACGGACGTGTTTCACGTTTTGGTTTGATTGCATTTGGTAGCTCACTTGACCAAATTGGTCCATTTGCCCAAACTGTTAAAGAAAATGCGCAATTGTTGAACGTTATTACTGGTCATGATGCTAAAGATGCGACGTCATCTAACCGTGAAGTTCCTGATTTTACTGGTAAAATCGGTCAAGATATTAAAGGTATGAAGATTGCCCTTCCAAAAGAATATCTTGGTGAAGGTATTGACCCGGAAGTTAAAGAAACAATTCTAAACGCTGTTAAACACTTTGAAAAACTTGGTGCTACTGTTGAAGAAGTTAGTCTTCCACACAGTAAATACGGCGTAGCCGTTTACTATATCATCGCATCATCAGAAGCTTCTTCAAACTTGCAACGTTTCGATGGTATTCGTTATGGTTACCGCACTGAAAATTACAACAACCTTGAAGACATCTACGTGAACACTCGTAGTGAAGGATTTGGCGATGAAGTGAAACGTCGTATCATGCTTGGTACATTTAGCTTGTCATCAGGTTACTATGATGCTTACTTCAAAAAAGCTGGTCAAGTTCGTACATTGATTATTCGTGACTTCGAAAAAATCTTTGCTGACTACGATCTTATCTTAGGTCCAACAGCTCCAAGCGTAGCCTTTGGTTTAGATACTCTTAACCACGATCCTGTTTCTATGTATTTGGCTGATATTTTGACAATTCCTGTTAACTTGGCTGGTCTTCCAGGTATTTCAATTCCTGCTGGATTTGCTCAAGGTCTTCCGGTTGGTATGCAATTGATTGGTCCTAAATACAGTGAAGAAACAATCTATCAAGCAGCCGCTGCTTTTGAAGCAACAACTGATTATCATAAACAACAACCCGTTATTTTTGGAGGTGACAAATAA
- the gatC gene encoding Asp-tRNA(Asn)/Glu-tRNA(Gln) amidotransferase subunit GatC, with amino-acid sequence MKISEEEVRHVANLSKLSFSEEETTEFATTLSKIVDMVELLNEVDTEGVPVTTTMADRKTVMREDVAVAGDDRDELFKNVPQSENYYIKVPAILEDGGDA; translated from the coding sequence ATGAAAATTTCTGAAGAAGAAGTACGTCATGTAGCAAATCTGTCAAAATTGTCATTTTCTGAAGAAGAAACAACAGAATTTGCGACAACTTTGTCTAAGATTGTCGATATGGTAGAACTTTTGAACGAAGTTGATACAGAGGGTGTCCCTGTGACAACGACAATGGCAGATCGTAAGACTGTTATGCGCGAAGACGTGGCAGTAGCTGGTGACGATCGCGATGAGCTCTTTAAAAACGTGCCTCAATCTGAAAATTACTATATTAAAGTTCCTGCTATCTTAGAAGACGGAGGAGATGCATAA
- a CDS encoding cysteine hydrolase family protein, whose product MAKALISIDYTYDFVADDGKLTAGKPAQAIEDDIVRVTKEAYEAGDYIFFAIDAHDEGDDFHPEAKLFPPHNIKGTSGRDLYGKLADLYETIQSDQRVFWMDKRHYSAFSGTDLDIRLRERRVTTVGLTGVLTDICVLHTAIDAYNLGYDIEIPAAAVASLTQENHQFALNHFKNVLGAKII is encoded by the coding sequence ATGGCAAAAGCTCTTATTTCAATTGATTATACCTACGATTTTGTAGCTGACGATGGTAAATTGACTGCTGGAAAACCAGCGCAAGCTATTGAAGATGATATTGTCCGAGTAACTAAAGAAGCGTATGAAGCTGGAGACTATATCTTCTTTGCCATTGATGCTCATGATGAAGGTGATGATTTTCATCCAGAAGCAAAATTGTTCCCACCGCATAATATCAAGGGAACAAGTGGACGTGATTTGTATGGTAAACTAGCCGACTTGTATGAAACAATCCAGTCAGATCAACGTGTCTTTTGGATGGATAAGCGTCATTATTCTGCTTTTTCAGGGACTGATTTAGATATTCGACTACGTGAACGTCGTGTCACAACGGTTGGTCTGACAGGTGTTCTAACGGATATTTGTGTTTTACACACAGCTATCGATGCTTATAATCTTGGGTATGATATTGAGATTCCTGCTGCGGCAGTAGCAAGCTTAACACAAGAAAATCATCAATTTGCTTTAAATCATTTCAAAAATGTTTTAGGTGCAAAGATTATTTAA
- the codY gene encoding GTP-sensing pleiotropic transcriptional regulator CodY: MPNLLEKTRKITSILQRSVDSLDTELPYNTMAAQLADIIDCNSCIINGGGTLLGYAMKYKTNTDRVEEFFQAKQFPESYVKAASRVYDTEANLSVDNDLTIFPVESKDIYPDGLTTIAPIYGGGMRLGSLIIWRNDEEFSEDDLILVEIASTVVGIQLLNLQTENLEETIRKQTAVNMAINTLSYSEMKAVSAILGELDGTEGRLTASVIADRIGITRSVIVNALRKLESAGIIESRSLGMKGTYLKVINEGIFDKLKEYN, from the coding sequence ATGCCGAATTTATTAGAAAAAACACGTAAGATTACATCAATTTTGCAACGCTCTGTTGATAGCCTAGATACTGAATTGCCATATAACACAATGGCTGCTCAACTTGCTGACATTATTGATTGTAACTCTTGCATTATCAACGGGGGAGGAACCCTTCTTGGTTATGCAATGAAATACAAAACTAATACTGACCGTGTTGAGGAATTCTTTCAAGCAAAACAATTCCCAGAAAGTTACGTAAAAGCAGCTAGTCGTGTTTACGATACTGAAGCTAACTTGTCTGTAGATAATGATTTGACAATTTTCCCAGTTGAATCAAAAGATATCTATCCTGATGGATTGACAACAATCGCCCCAATCTATGGTGGTGGTATGCGCCTTGGTTCTCTTATCATTTGGCGTAACGATGAAGAATTTTCAGAAGACGATTTAATCCTTGTTGAAATCGCCTCTACAGTAGTTGGTATTCAATTGCTTAATCTTCAAACTGAAAATCTTGAAGAAACAATCCGTAAACAAACAGCCGTTAACATGGCTATCAACACACTTTCATATTCAGAAATGAAAGCTGTATCTGCTATTTTGGGTGAATTGGACGGGACTGAAGGTCGCTTGACTGCATCAGTTATCGCTGACCGTATCGGTATCACACGTTCAGTTATCGTTAATGCCCTTCGTAAATTGGAATCAGCAGGTATCATCGAAAGCCGTTCATTGGGTATGAAAGGTACATACCTTAAAGTCATCAATGAAGGTATCTTTGACAAATTAAAGGAATATAATTAA
- a CDS encoding pyridoxal phosphate-dependent aminotransferase, translating to MKIFDKSSKLEHVAYDIRGPILDEANRMIANGEKILRLNTGNPAAFGFQAPDEVIRDLIAHARNSEGYSDSKGIFSARKAIMQYCQLKGFPHVDIDDIYLGNGVSELISISLQALLDDGDEVLVPMPDYPLWTACVSLAGGNAVHYLCDEQANWYPDIDDIKSKITSNTKAIVIINPNNPTGALYPDDLLKEIVEIARQNDLIIFADEIYDRLVMDGKKHTAIASLAPDVFCVSMNGLSKSHRICGFRVGWMVLSGPKQNVKGYIEGLNMLANMRLCANVLGQNVVQTSLGGYQSVDELLIPGGRIYEQRNFIYKAVNEVPGLSAVKPEAGLYIFPKIDRNMYQIDDDEQFCLELLKQEKVMLVPGKGFNWNEPDHFRIVYLPRVEELAEVQEKLTRVLSQYKR from the coding sequence ATGAAAATATTTGATAAATCTTCAAAGCTAGAACATGTTGCATACGATATTCGTGGGCCAATTCTTGATGAAGCCAATCGTATGATTGCTAACGGTGAGAAAATTCTTCGCCTTAATACCGGAAACCCAGCTGCCTTTGGTTTTCAAGCGCCAGATGAGGTTATCCGTGACTTGATTGCTCACGCTCGTAATAGTGAAGGGTATTCTGATAGTAAAGGGATTTTTTCTGCTCGTAAAGCTATCATGCAATACTGTCAGTTAAAAGGATTTCCACATGTGGATATCGATGATATTTATCTAGGAAATGGTGTCTCTGAGCTTATCTCAATATCACTTCAAGCCCTTCTTGATGATGGTGATGAAGTCTTGGTGCCAATGCCTGATTACCCATTGTGGACAGCTTGTGTCAGCCTTGCTGGGGGAAATGCCGTGCATTACCTTTGTGATGAACAAGCTAATTGGTATCCTGATATTGATGACATCAAATCCAAAATCACATCAAATACCAAAGCTATTGTTATCATTAATCCAAATAACCCAACAGGTGCTTTGTATCCCGATGACCTTTTGAAAGAAATCGTGGAAATTGCTCGTCAAAATGACTTGATCATTTTTGCAGATGAAATCTATGACCGTTTGGTTATGGATGGCAAAAAACATACTGCCATTGCTAGCTTAGCACCTGATGTTTTCTGTGTGTCAATGAATGGTTTATCAAAATCACACCGAATCTGTGGTTTCCGTGTTGGATGGATGGTCCTATCAGGTCCAAAACAAAATGTTAAAGGATACATTGAAGGGCTTAATATGTTAGCCAATATGCGTCTTTGCGCAAACGTCTTAGGACAAAATGTTGTTCAGACTTCTCTAGGTGGTTATCAATCAGTCGATGAACTTTTGATTCCTGGTGGTCGTATTTATGAACAACGTAACTTCATCTATAAGGCAGTAAATGAAGTGCCTGGTTTGTCTGCAGTGAAACCGGAAGCAGGACTTTACATTTTCCCTAAAATCGACCGTAATATGTATCAAATTGATGACGATGAACAGTTCTGTTTAGAACTGCTAAAACAAGAAAAAGTCATGTTGGTTCCAGGTAAAGGTTTCAACTGGAATGAACCTGACCACTTCCGAATTGTCTATTTGCCACGTGTTGAAGAATTAGCTGAGGTTCAAGAGAAGCTAACACGCGTTCTTAGTCAGTACAAACGTTAA
- a CDS encoding glycerophosphodiester phosphodiesterase → MIKDIKLVLKDLNQHKYIYVLRASILQFLMTTIGAYLLALLLKVVLINSNIPGMATDNLLSFLTNPLTLGLLFVYLLLLAFLIYLEFSLLVEIIECKEAKLGVGLFYFKERSRHFFKSISGWHFLDFLFYLILTIPFIEFLVSSALLENLYIPNFISGELTKSTNGKIIYFGLYAIFAYLNLRFIYALPLAVTKKYNRFAVSLKESWQLTKGRKIFRVLGFGLVVIIITAIISLLSAAGIGLAALVDGSEKTFWVETLFLSFVWGVLFAGRLVFKLAFLSYLLKGFDPKTPQKLPIRENKKQHRMLALTGLLLLIGGINFTYNALKASGDPSKNLAVIGHRGMLSQGVENSLESLEASAKAGASYSELDIILSKDGHFIVSHDDNLKRLTGKNITISQSQAKDILGLKIKQNGYESHLVSFEDYVAKAKQLGIKLLVELKPTGNEPDNYEQLFVDKMKELHVDSSYLVMSADLKTIEKVKKLDSTIQSGYTISFQLGDFTSQKVDFYAIEDFSYNELLARKAHQNGKKIYVWIINSRDDIERYLETSTDGIITDYPTSVRKIEKELAANDSYLDYFLRLTNLSWIEKL, encoded by the coding sequence ATGATTAAAGATATAAAATTGGTTTTAAAAGATTTGAATCAACACAAGTATATTTATGTCTTAAGAGCAAGTATTCTCCAGTTTTTAATGACGACAATTGGCGCTTATTTATTAGCTCTCCTTTTAAAAGTTGTTCTCATTAATTCAAATATTCCTGGAATGGCAACGGATAATCTCTTAAGTTTTTTAACCAATCCACTCACCTTAGGTCTCTTATTTGTGTATCTTTTGTTACTGGCTTTCTTGATTTATCTAGAATTCTCTTTATTAGTAGAAATCATCGAGTGTAAGGAAGCTAAGTTAGGAGTGGGACTTTTTTATTTTAAGGAAAGAAGCCGTCATTTTTTTAAATCTATTTCAGGTTGGCATTTTTTAGATTTTCTCTTCTATTTGATATTAACAATTCCTTTTATCGAATTTTTGGTGTCATCTGCTCTGTTAGAAAATCTATATATCCCTAATTTTATTTCTGGAGAGCTGACGAAGTCTACAAATGGGAAAATAATCTATTTTGGATTATATGCTATCTTTGCTTACCTCAATCTTCGTTTTATCTACGCTCTTCCTTTGGCAGTGACTAAAAAATACAATCGCTTTGCGGTTTCATTGAAGGAATCTTGGCAGTTGACTAAGGGTAGGAAAATCTTTCGAGTGTTAGGCTTTGGTCTTGTGGTTATAATCATTACAGCTATTATTAGCCTTTTAAGTGCTGCAGGAATTGGCTTAGCAGCTTTGGTTGATGGCAGTGAGAAGACTTTTTGGGTTGAGACGCTATTTTTATCTTTTGTTTGGGGTGTTCTTTTTGCAGGACGTTTGGTCTTCAAGTTAGCTTTTCTTTCCTATTTATTAAAAGGTTTTGACCCTAAAACTCCTCAAAAGCTGCCGATAAGAGAAAATAAAAAGCAACATCGCATGTTAGCTTTAACTGGACTTTTACTGCTTATTGGTGGTATTAATTTTACATACAACGCTTTGAAAGCTTCTGGTGACCCATCAAAAAATTTAGCGGTTATCGGACACAGAGGCATGCTTTCTCAGGGTGTTGAAAATTCTTTAGAGTCTTTAGAAGCATCTGCTAAGGCAGGAGCAAGTTATTCAGAATTAGATATTATCTTATCAAAAGATGGCCATTTTATTGTCAGTCATGATGATAATCTTAAACGTCTGACAGGGAAAAATATTACGATTTCTCAATCTCAAGCTAAAGATATCCTTGGTTTGAAAATAAAACAAAATGGTTATGAGTCACACTTGGTTTCTTTTGAAGACTATGTGGCTAAGGCGAAACAACTAGGTATTAAGTTGTTGGTGGAGTTAAAACCAACTGGAAATGAACCTGACAATTATGAGCAACTCTTTGTGGATAAAATGAAAGAGTTGCATGTTGACTCTTCTTATCTGGTTATGTCAGCTGACTTAAAAACCATTGAGAAGGTCAAAAAGCTTGATTCTACTATTCAGTCTGGTTACACCATTTCATTCCAACTGGGTGATTTTACAAGTCAAAAAGTAGATTTTTATGCAATTGAAGACTTCTCTTACAATGAACTTCTAGCGCGTAAAGCTCACCAAAATGGTAAGAAAATCTACGTCTGGATAATCAATTCTAGAGATGATATTGAAAGGTACTTAGAAACAAGTACTGACGGCATTATTACAGACTACCCAACTAGCGTTCGGAAAATTGAAAAAGAGCTGGCAGCTAATGACAGTTATCTTGATTATTTTTTGCGATTAACGAATCTTTCTTGGATTGAAAAATTATAA
- a CDS encoding universal stress protein — translation MSHHYEKILVAIDGSYESELAFEKGVNVALRNGAELLLTHVIDTRALQSVATFDTYVYEKLEQEAKEVLDDYEKQARDKGLTKVKQVIEFGNPKTLLARDIPDKEGADLIMVGATGLNTFERLLIGSSSEYIMRHAKVDLLVVRDSEKTF, via the coding sequence ATGTCACATCATTATGAAAAAATCCTAGTTGCTATTGATGGTTCTTACGAATCAGAATTGGCTTTTGAAAAAGGGGTAAACGTTGCACTACGTAACGGCGCAGAGTTACTACTTACACACGTCATTGATACACGCGCACTTCAAAGTGTTGCTACTTTTGACACTTATGTTTATGAAAAACTTGAACAAGAAGCAAAAGAAGTGTTAGATGACTATGAAAAACAAGCTCGCGACAAAGGTTTAACTAAAGTCAAACAAGTCATTGAATTTGGTAATCCTAAGACTCTCTTAGCACGTGATATTCCTGACAAAGAAGGAGCTGATTTAATTATGGTTGGGGCTACTGGTCTTAACACATTTGAACGACTTCTCATCGGTTCTTCATCAGAATACATCATGCGTCATGCAAAAGTCGATTTGCTAGTTGTTCGCGATAGCGAAAAAACATTCTAA
- a CDS encoding Cof-type HAD-IIB family hydrolase, giving the protein MAIKAVFFDIDGTLLNDRKNVQQSTLKAINSLKKQGIFVGVATGRGPGFVQPYLENLGLDFAISYNGQYIFTRDQVLYHNQMAVSTVYRLIRYANDHRREISLGTASGLVGSRIINMGTSRFGQVVSTLVPKRWAKAVERSFKHFIRRFKPQNLNGLLAIMRQPIYQVVFVATEGETANIQNAFPHIKVTRSSPYSADLISKGQSKVKGIERVGEMFGFSLDEVMAFGDSDNDIEMLSGVGTGVAMGNAKESVKAIATYTTDTNNNDGISKALAHYGLIHVEVGEHFDSQDDNFNKVKDFHHQMDGETCETPRLYGVEEADHRSDFKVEEIVEFLYATSKGNPEAFEQSVANLHEAVDKAVTKIKSKEHPETPLVGQVDALTDLLYLTYGSFVLMGVDPKPFFDIIHESNMGKIFPDGQAHFDPTTHKILKPDDWEEKFAPEPAIKRELDRQIHKSLNRKKRNQASR; this is encoded by the coding sequence TTGGCAATAAAAGCAGTATTTTTTGATATTGATGGGACACTTTTGAATGATCGTAAGAATGTGCAACAATCGACCTTGAAAGCTATTAATAGCTTGAAAAAACAAGGGATTTTTGTGGGAGTAGCAACAGGACGTGGGCCAGGTTTTGTGCAACCATATCTAGAAAATCTTGGTTTGGATTTTGCGATTTCTTATAATGGTCAGTACATTTTTACACGAGATCAGGTGCTTTATCATAATCAAATGGCTGTGTCGACAGTTTATCGTTTGATTCGTTATGCCAATGATCATCGCCGTGAAATCTCTCTGGGAACAGCTTCAGGTTTGGTAGGTTCTCGTATTATCAACATGGGGACAAGTCGTTTTGGTCAAGTTGTTAGCACACTTGTCCCGAAACGTTGGGCAAAAGCGGTGGAGCGCAGCTTTAAACACTTTATCCGACGTTTCAAACCACAAAATTTAAATGGGTTATTGGCGATTATGCGTCAACCGATTTATCAAGTGGTGTTTGTGGCAACTGAAGGTGAAACAGCTAATATTCAAAATGCTTTTCCTCATATTAAAGTCACACGTAGTAGCCCTTATTCAGCTGACTTGATTTCAAAAGGACAATCCAAAGTCAAAGGAATTGAGCGAGTCGGTGAGATGTTTGGCTTTAGCCTAGATGAGGTCATGGCCTTTGGTGATTCTGATAATGATATTGAAATGTTATCTGGTGTCGGCACTGGCGTTGCTATGGGAAATGCCAAAGAATCTGTAAAAGCTATCGCCACTTATACAACAGATACTAACAACAATGATGGTATTTCAAAAGCCTTAGCTCACTACGGTTTGATTCATGTTGAAGTTGGTGAACACTTTGATAGTCAAGATGACAACTTCAATAAAGTCAAAGATTTCCACCATCAAATGGACGGAGAAACTTGCGAGACACCACGGCTTTATGGTGTCGAAGAAGCTGATCATCGCTCAGACTTCAAGGTTGAAGAGATTGTCGAGTTCTTATATGCGACAAGTAAGGGAAATCCAGAAGCTTTCGAGCAGTCAGTGGCTAACTTGCACGAAGCTGTTGATAAAGCCGTGACTAAGATTAAAAGTAAAGAACACCCAGAAACACCTCTTGTTGGTCAGGTGGATGCTCTGACAGATTTGTTATACCTGACTTATGGTTCCTTTGTTTTAATGGGAGTTGACCCAAAACCTTTCTTTGATATTATTCATGAATCAAATATGGGAAAAATCTTCCCTGATGGTCAGGCACATTTTGACCCGACTACTCACAAGATTTTAAAACCAGATGATTGGGAAGAAAAATTTGCACCAGAACCAGCTATCAAACGTGAATTGGACCGACAAATTCATAAATCACTTAATCGTAAAAAAAGAAACCAAGCTAGTCGTTAG
- a CDS encoding asparaginase gives MKKILVLHTGGTISMHADEDGNVRPENDNPMNHVGVNLEDIQVTALDFFNVPSPHITPRHMLKLYQKIKEEADNFDGVVITHGTDTLEETAYFLDTMEVPNVPIVLTGAMRSSNELGSDGVYNYLSALRVASHEKAIGKGVLVVMNDEIHAAKYVTKTHTTNVSTFKTPIHGPLGIIMKHDILFFRTAEPRVRFDLQDISGTVPIIRAYTGMGGDGIISFLNPSNVQGVVIEALGAGNMPPRAAEEIYDLIKQGVPVVLVSRCFNGIAEPVYAYEGGGVQLANAGVMFIKELNAQKARLKLLIALNAGLKGQELKEYIEG, from the coding sequence ATGAAAAAAATCCTTGTCTTGCACACAGGTGGAACCATCTCAATGCATGCTGACGAAGACGGTAATGTCCGCCCAGAAAATGATAATCCGATGAATCACGTCGGTGTCAATCTTGAAGATATTCAAGTGACAGCACTTGATTTTTTTAATGTGCCGAGTCCACACATCACACCAAGACACATGTTAAAGCTTTACCAAAAAATCAAAGAAGAAGCTGATAACTTTGACGGTGTGGTTATCACTCACGGAACAGATACTCTTGAAGAAACAGCTTATTTCCTTGATACCATGGAAGTTCCTAACGTTCCAATCGTGCTTACTGGTGCTATGCGCTCATCAAATGAACTAGGGAGTGACGGTGTTTACAATTACCTCAGCGCCCTTCGTGTTGCGAGTCACGAAAAAGCAATTGGTAAAGGCGTTTTAGTGGTTATGAACGATGAAATTCACGCCGCAAAATACGTGACAAAAACTCATACTACTAACGTTTCAACCTTTAAAACACCAATCCATGGACCCTTAGGCATCATCATGAAACATGATATTCTCTTCTTCCGAACAGCTGAACCTCGTGTTCGTTTTGATTTACAAGATATTTCAGGTACCGTTCCAATTATCAGAGCCTATACTGGTATGGGTGGCGATGGTATTATTAGTTTCCTTAATCCAAGCAATGTTCAAGGTGTGGTCATCGAAGCGCTTGGAGCTGGGAATATGCCACCACGCGCTGCCGAAGAAATCTACGACCTCATCAAACAAGGCGTTCCTGTTGTTCTTGTCTCACGTTGCTTTAACGGAATTGCTGAACCAGTCTACGCCTACGAAGGAGGCGGCGTTCAACTCGCTAACGCTGGGGTTATGTTCATCAAAGAACTCAATGCCCAAAAAGCCCGCCTAAAACTTCTCATCGCTTTAAATGCAGGGCTAAAAGGACAAGAATTAAAAGAATATATTGAAGGGTAA
- a CDS encoding helix-turn-helix domain-containing protein — protein MIQINLDVELAKRKMKSGELAERIGITNANLSILKTGKAKAVRLTTLDAICRELGCQPGDILEYIPDEE, from the coding sequence ATGATTCAAATTAATCTTGATGTTGAATTAGCAAAACGAAAAATGAAATCAGGTGAATTAGCTGAACGTATCGGTATTACAAATGCTAATCTCTCTATCCTAAAAACAGGTAAAGCAAAAGCGGTTCGTTTAACGACACTAGATGCGATTTGTCGTGAGTTAGGCTGTCAACCTGGTGATATTTTAGAATACATTCCTGATGAAGAGTAA
- a CDS encoding DUF2975 domain-containing protein: protein MINIAIVLIVLSTVVAISLSLTQPHLNLMNQAGNGFSFDVNIPEKLLHSPSFLSLFAVNSCLWIALLVFVKMFFKNIIDNNIFTPENVKLARYVEYNFIALAFLDSWLQSLCSGS, encoded by the coding sequence GTGATTAATATTGCAATCGTCTTAATCGTTTTATCTACAGTAGTTGCTATTTCTCTTTCGTTGACACAACCACATTTGAACTTGATGAATCAAGCTGGAAATGGTTTTTCATTTGATGTAAATATTCCAGAAAAGCTTTTGCATTCGCCATCATTTCTTAGTTTGTTTGCTGTTAATTCATGCCTTTGGATTGCGCTCCTTGTTTTTGTGAAAATGTTTTTCAAAAATATTATCGATAATAATATTTTTACTCCAGAAAATGTAAAATTGGCACGTTATGTTGAGTATAATTTTATTGCCCTTGCATTTTTAGATAGTTGGCTCCAAAGTTTGTGTTCTGGTTCATGA